A single Bos mutus isolate GX-2022 chromosome 16, NWIPB_WYAK_1.1, whole genome shotgun sequence DNA region contains:
- the UBIAD1 gene encoding ubiA prenyltransferase domain-containing protein 1, which translates to MAEKINIHAGETAKVEDRDLLGNGCPQQDRPPQRSWRQKCASYVLALRPWSFSASLTPVALGSALAYRSQGALDPRLLVGCAIAVLAVHGAGNLVNTYYDFSKGIDHKKSDDRTLVDRILEPQDVVRFGVFLYTLGCVCAACLYCLSPLKLEHLALIYFGGLSGSFLYTGGIGLKYLALGDLVILITFGPLAVMFAYAVQVGSLAVFPLLYAIPLALSTEAILHSNNTRDMESDREAGIVTLAILIGPTLSYVLYNTLLFLPYLAFSILAVHCSISLALPLLTIPMAFSLERQFRSQTFNKLPQKTAKLNLLLGLFYVFGIILAPAGSLPKL; encoded by the exons ATGGCGGAGAAGATTAACATCCACGCTGGAGAGACGGCCAAGGTCGAGGACAGAGACCTGCTGGGGAACGGCTGTCCTCAGCAGGACAGACCTCCGCAGCGCTCGTGGAGGCAGAAGTGCGCCTCCTATGTCCTGGCCCTGCGGCCCTGGAGCTTCAGCGCCTCACTCACCCCGGTGGCCCTGGGCAGTGCCCTGGCATACAGATCCCAAGGCGCCCTGGATCCCAGGCTGTTGGTGGGTTGTGCCATAGCTGTCCTCGCGGTGCACGGGGCTGGCAATTTGGTCAACACTTATTACGACTTTTCCAAAGGCATTGACCACAAAAAGAGTGATGACAGGACCCTGGTGGACCGAATCTTGGAGCCCCAGGATGTAGTTCGGTTTGGAGTCTTCCTCTACACCTTGGGCTGTGTCTGTGCCGCTTGCCTCTACTGTCTGTCTCCTCTCAAACTGGAGCACTTAGCTCTCATCTACTTCGGAGGCCTGTCTGGCTCCTTTCTCTACACAGGAG GAATTGGACTCAAGTACCTGGCTCTGGGGGACCTCGTCATCCTCATCACGTTTGGCCCGCTGGCTGTGATGTTCGCCTACGCCGTCCAGGTGGGGTCCCTGGCGGTCTTCCCACTGCTCTACGCCATCCCCCTCGCCCTTAGCACGGAGGCCATCCTCCATTCCAACAACACCCGGGACATGGAGTCGGACCGGGAGGCTGGCATCGTCACCCTCGCCATCCTCATCGGGCCCACGCTGTCCTATGTGCTCTACAACACCCTGCTCTTCCTGCCCTACCTGGCCTTCAGCATCCTGGCTGTGCACTGCAGCATcagcctggctctgcccctgCTCACCATCCCCATGGCCTTCTCCCTTGAGAGGCAGTTCCGAAGCCAGACCTTCAACAAACTGCCCCAGAAGACTGCCAAGCTCAACCTTCTGCTGGGCCTCTTCTACGTGTTCGGCATCATCCTGGCACCAGCAGGCAGTCTGCCCAAACTCTAA